Proteins from a single region of Dehalococcoidia bacterium:
- a CDS encoding GIY-YIG nuclease family protein yields the protein MLTNQYYTYILTSRANTVLYTGVTNDLKRRVWEHKERFVAGFTHRYNVDKLVYYEACEDVTSAIAREKQLKGWLRRRKVALIESQNPDWHDLYPEI from the coding sequence CCTGACCAGCCGCGCTAACACTGTGCTTTATACAGGCGTTACCAACGACCTCAAGCGTAGGGTTTGGGAGCACAAGGAAAGGTTCGTTGCAGGATTCACCCATCGCTACAATGTAGACAAGCTCGTCTACTATGAAGCATGCGAAGACGTTACATCCGCTATAGCTAGGGAAAAGCAACTTAAGGGCTGGCTAAGGCGACGCAAGGTAGCCTTGATTGAGAGCCAGAATCCTGATTGGCATGATTTATATCCTGAGATATAA